The following are encoded together in the Argopecten irradians isolate NY chromosome 5, Ai_NY, whole genome shotgun sequence genome:
- the LOC138322938 gene encoding PH and SEC7 domain-containing protein 1-like isoform X2: MCNQVEIDLQDHRQFPPEKGAKSRLIQDYLEKETFLESELKRYKTYTYLLQSRMTAYPELEPSLVETVIGEDEENVQPDEAKVQQTRPVQRSLSDRPQDMLTVGTLV, translated from the exons ATGTGTAACCAGGTAGAGATAGATCTCCAGGACCATCGTCAGTTCCCTCCCGAGAAGGGTGCTAAGTCCCGCCTTATACAAGATTACTTGGAGAAGGAAACCTTCCTGGAGAGTGAG TTGAAGCGCTACAAGACGTATACGTATCTGCTCCAGTCTCGGATGACTGCCTACCCCGAGTTGGAGCCTTCCCTGGTCGAGACTGTCATCGGGGAAGACGAGGAAAATGTACAGCCAGACGAAGCGAAAGTGCAACAGACACGGCCGGTGCAGCGTTCTCTGTCTGATAG GCCACAGGATATGTTGACTGTTGGTACCCTTGTCTGA